The window ACATCAGTCTGGTATCGTCCACTGCTGTCCGCGCGTAATTAAGACGACATCAGTCTGGTATCGTCCACTGCTGTCCGCGCGTCATTAAGACGACATCAGTCTGGTATCGTCCACTGCTGTCCTCGCGTCATTAAGACGATCATCTGATTTTTCAAAATGTCACTTAATTGCCAAACCACACCTCATTTGAGCTTATTATGTTTTCATGTCCATTGgctaaatatgttttatttcatgtgACTTTCATACAGTAATGACAATAGTGTAATAGACAAAAGGTTTCATTGACATCTTGGTTGTTAATTATTGTGATAGGCTCATGTTTAACCTGTACCATGTGCCCCCACAGGATAGGTACTAATTCAATTTGCTGGTACTCGTAACACCTTATAGTCTCCATACATGGTAGTCTACACAGCTACATGGTAGTCTCCATACATGGTAGTCTACACAGCTACATGGTAGTCTCCATACATGGTAGTCTACATAGCTACATGGTAGTCTCCATACATGGTAGTCTACATAGCTACATGGTAGTCTCCATACATGGTAGTCATGCTAAAGAGTAACAAAACAGTCTAGGACACTGTCCCAACAGTGAGGGATAGGATCCGAGGAGAGGAGACCATTAAGGAGTGTTGGGACCCAGCCCGGAATGTGTAGTGTGTTTGATTGACAGGTCAGGAGGATGGGGTCAGGACTCCTCAGTGATGATGCGTGCTCGACACGTCTCCCGGAGCTTGGTGATGGTTGCCATGGAGAGGCTTCCGGGTTCCGTGAAGATTTTCTGGGaaagcagcaagacaaaggatTAGAGGGATCATTatggtgcgcacacacacacacacacacacagtcttgtacagctaaccttgtggggacacacaatttaGTCCCACTCAAAATCCTATTTACCCGAACTGGAACCCATatatctaaccttaaccctaaaccccctagacatatctaaccctaaccttaaccctaaaccccctagacatatctaaccctaaccttaaccctaaaccccctagacatatctaaccctaaccttaaccctaaaccccctagacatatctaaccctaaccttaaccctaaaccccctagacatatctaaccctaaaccccctagacaaaaccccctagacatatctaaccctaaacatatctaaccctaaccttaaccctaaaccccctagaaatagcatttccCCTaatggggactaacaaaatgtccccagtttgTCAAATTTGTGTTTGTTtgctattcttgtggggaccagaagttaaaacacatccacacacatgttcatttcagagtgtgtgtgtgtgtgtgtgtacctgcataAAGGTGTGGCAGTCCTCTACATCGGGGCCTCTGGTCATGTGTTTGAAGCAGTCACAGACGTCAGGCAGGGAACCGGCCTGTTGGACCTCGGCCTGCTGGTTCCTTATCAACGTCAGAGCCACACGGAACAGAATCTTAGAACCCTCGTAGAACAGACAGTCCCAGATACGCAGAACTGTCTGAGGACAAGAACcaaggagagagacgagagtcAGGCTTAATGGGCCACAGGACAGTCGGGTTTAATGGGCCACAGGACAGTCGGGCTTAATGGGCCACAGGACAGTCGGGCTTAATGGGCCGCAGGACAGTCGGGCTTAATGGGCCACAGGACAGTCGGGCTTAATGGGCCACAGGACAGTCAGGTTTAATGGTCCGCAGGACAGTCAGGTTTAATGGGCCGCAGGACAGTCGGGCTTAATGGGCCGCAGGACAGTCAGGTTTAATGGGCCGCAGGACAGTCAGGTTTAATGGGCCGCAGGACAGTCAGGTTTAATGGGCCGCAGGACAGTCAGGTTTAATGGGCCGCAGGACAGTCAGGTCATCAAGCTGAGATGGTAGACAGTGACACCAGGCATGGTGATGAAATATGTAAAGATTGTTCTTAGTTGACTTAGTTCAGCTCAGCAGACTGACCTCCTGACACACAGAACCCATTCTGCCCTGTAAACCTGATGCAGTCCTGTTGTGGGGCTGAGTTCACACTCTGCCCTGTAAACCTGATTCAGTCCTGTGGTGGGGCCGAGTTCACACTCTGCCCTGTAAACCTGATTCAGTCCTGTTGTGGAGCTGAGTTCACACTCTGCCCTGTAAACCTGATGCAGTCCTGTAGTGGGGCTGAGTTCACACTCTGCCCTGTAAACCTGATGCAGTCCTGTAGTGGGGCTGAGTTCCCATTCTGCCCTGTAAACCTGATTCAGTCCTGTGGTGGGGCTGAGTTCCCATTCTGCCCTGTAAACCTGATTCAGTCCTGTAGTGGGGCTGAGTTCACACTCTGCCCTGTAAACCTGATTCAGTCCTGTGGTGAGGCTGAGTTCACACTCTGCCCTGTTAACCTGATTCAGTCCTGTTGTGGAGCTGAGTTCACACTCTGCCCTGTAAACCTGATTCAGTCCTGTGGTGGGGCTGAGTTCACACTCTGCCCTGTTAACCTGACCCAGTCCTGTTGTGGAGCTGAGTTCACACTCTGCCCTGTAAACCTGATTCAGTCCTGTAGTGGGGCTGAGTTCACACTCTGCCCTGTAAACCTGATTCAGTCCTGTTGTGGGGCTGAGTTCACACTCTGCCCTGTAAATCTGATTCAGTCCTGTTGTGGGGCTGAGTTCACACTCTGCCCTGTTAACCTGACCCAGTCCTGTTGTGGAGCTGAGTTCACACTCTGCCCTGTAAACCTGATTCAGTCCTGTAGTGGGGCTGAGTTCACACTCTGCCCTGTAAACCTGATTCAGTCCTGTTGTGGGGCTGAGTTCACACTCTGCCCTGTAAACCTGATTCAGTCCTGTAGTGGGGCTGAGTTCACACTCTGCCCTGTAAACCTGATTCAGTCCTGTTGTGGGGCTGAGTTCACACTCTGCCCTGTAAATCTGATTCAGTCCTGTTGTGGGGCTGAGTTCCCATTCTGCCCTGTAAACCTGATGCAGTCCTGTAGTGGGGCTGAGTTCCCATTCTGCCCTGTAAACCTGATTCAGTCCTGTTGTGGGGCTGAGTTCCCATTCTGCCCTGTAAACCTGATTCAGTCCTGTTGTGGAGCTGAGTCTCTGATAAAACATGATTTAATATCCCTT is drawn from Oncorhynchus keta strain PuntledgeMale-10-30-2019 chromosome 37, Oket_V2, whole genome shotgun sequence and contains these coding sequences:
- the LOC127916861 gene encoding uncharacterized protein LOC127916861 — encoded protein: MFYQRLSSTTGLNQVYRAEWELSPTTGLNQVYRAEWELSPTTGLHQVYRAEWELSPTTGLNQIYRAECELSPTTGLNQVYRAECELSPTTGLNQVYRAECELSPTTGLNQVYRAECELSSTTGLGQVNRAECELSPTTGLNQIYRAECELSPTTGLNQVYRAECELSPTTGLNQVYRAECELSSTTGLGQVNRAECELSPTTGLNQVYRAECELSSTTGLNQVNRAECELSLTTGLNQVYRAECELSPTTGLNQVYRAEWELSPTTGLNQVYRAEWELSPTTGLHQVYRAECELSPTTGLHQVYRAECELSSTTGLNQVYRAECELGPTTGLNQVYRAECELSPTTGLHQVYRAEWVLCVRRSVC